The sequence CTCCTCAAAACAACATCTCTTCTTGTTCCTCTCCAAAACACATCAGAACTGTAGAGGTGATCATAATTATCACTGTGTGAGCTATTAAACACAAGTGCTGGACTTTAAGATTTCAATAAGTTGAATActataaagcactttatattctCAATACTGTACTTTCAGCTATTGCAACACTTAAACACAGTGAATCTCACAACACCACAAGGAGAAGTGTTTTATTTCCAAGGAGGTGACCCCCCAGCAAAGTATGACCTTGTGAACTGGCAGAACACACCCAAGGGGACGCTAAAACTTGTTGTGGTCGGTCATGTAGATGGTTTTGACCTCCACCTTAATGAGTCAGCTATTCAGTGGAGCACAGGATCAAATCAGGTAGTCAGATTAACAAACTGCCTAAAGGTTACTGATTAATTTGCTGCAGAAAGTAGTGTTCTTGTCAATTTTTATAAGATTATGCCATGTGTCTTGTGGTTTTTATTTAGGTGCCTGATTCAGTGTGCAGTGAAAGCTGTCGCCCAGGTACACGGATGACAGATAGGAAAGGGGAACCTGTCTGCTGTTTTGACTGTATCCCATGTGCTGAAGGGGAGATTAGCAATAAAACTGGTAAGGAAATGTAAGCAGAGTTCTGGGGTAGTGTTTTCCTTGACCCTTGTCTACTTTAAGTTCATctgcactttttattttcctattttcaATCTGCTTTTCCTCACTTCTTTACCAGATTCACTTCAGTGTGAGCAGTGTCCGTCTGAGTTCTGGTCTAATGGTGAAAGAATTGCCTGCATCCCTCGCCAGCtggactttctttcttttaatgaaACTTTGGGCATTACTCTcacaacagcagctgtgtcTGGTGTCAGTGTGACAACCACTGTCTTTGTCGTGTTTCTATTCTACCGTCAAACACCTATGGTGAGGTCtttgacaaaatgtgaaatagaGTTTAAAGTATTGATTCAttgtttcatatttattttttctcatatCCAGGTACGAGCCAACAATTCAGAGCTGAGCTTCCTCCTTCTTCTGTCACTCAAGCTCTGCTTCCTGTGCTCGCTTGTGTTCATTGGCCGCCCGTCAGTCTGGTCCTGCCGGTTCCAGCAGGCTGCATTTGGGATCAgctttgtgctttgtgtttctTGCCTCCTGGTAAAAACCATTGTGGTTCTGGCTGTTTTCCGCTCAGCTCGGCCTGGTGCTGAAACTTTAATGAAGTGGTTTGGCCCAGGCCAACAGAGAGGAAGTGTCTGCTTCTTTACCTGTATACAGGTGCACATATTCCTGTATTGATGACATAATGAGAATGTTTGCCAATAGTGTCCTTTCTCTATAGTAGATCACAATCTTTTTCATTAGCTGTCTCATCTacaaataaagtaaattaaTGTACAAATAAAGTACATTAATGTACAAATGaggtaaattaaaaaatgtgggCAACAACAGTGGAGtaagaacatttaaatattactttTGGGCAtgatttttacagtaaaatttCATTGGAAATCCCATGcttcattataataataattttttaaataataataactttgaGGTTTGTTTGTTCTCCATACAGGTTATCATCTGCGTTATATGGCTCTCTCTCAGTCCCCCCAGGCCTCAAAGTGATTATGGTTTTcaagggtcaaaggtcaccttGGAGTGCACCATGGAGTCTGTCGTAGGCTTCTCCCTCGTCCTAGGCTACATTGGCCTGCTGGCCTGTACCTGCCTCCTCTTGGCGTTTCTTGCTCGTAAACTTCCAGACAACTtcaatgaggccaaactgatCACCTTCAGCATGCTGATTTTCTGCACTGTTTGGGTGTCCTTTGTGCCTGCTTACATTAGCTCTCCGGGGAAGTATGTTGTTGCTGTGGAAGTTTTTGCAATACTTGCCTCTAGCTATGGTTTACTGCTTTGCATTTTTGCCCCCAAATGTTTCATTATTCTTTTGAGGCCTGAGaagaacacaaagaaacatCTTATGGCTCGATAGTTATTCAAATGTGAGTGTAGAATTCTTTTTACATTTGTCTTTTATTaataactgaattgaattagaaAAAGTAGTTGTGTTCTACTGTTAGTAAATAATAGAGGATAGAATCAAATATAATGCAATTATGTGTTCTATATCAATGTTtttagtgggtttttttcccctgagttTTGATTACAACCTGCACCAAAACCCAGTAAAATGCTTCACTTTGTTTGTTCTaggccagttttttttttttttttcattatgccATCCA comes from Astatotilapia calliptera chromosome 14, fAstCal1.2, whole genome shotgun sequence and encodes:
- the LOC113036585 gene encoding extracellular calcium-sensing receptor-like; amino-acid sequence: MGKPVGLQGVQATVCSQLGAPSNRGVFQDGDVIIGGLFSLHYIPSAVEQDYTRLPHYEPCSGLDLQALKYMYAMAFAVEEINQNSALLPGIKLGYHILDSCGRYPWALQSALSLVGGDRHSCNLTASTLYSEAYEQPGETPVPLLIGGHASTTGVILSRILGPLSISYLASCPCLSDRSNFPNFFRTIPSDIYQARTMAQMAIRLNWTWIGAVLANNDYGQKAIQVFQEEIKGKRVCLEFIETVHRETIVSDARRVALTIQSSTATVILIFCWYTDVQKIFVELAKRNVTGRQFLASEAWSTSDDLLQDITISKVASGVVGVAIRSSTIPGFENYLKKLSPSHRPDDEFLREFWEKEFGCSIVNASHNTSTSSHVKKASIPPCSGTESINEVQHFFSDITQLRVVYNVYLAVYAAAHALHSLLSCPSGKIPPQNNISSCSSPKHIRTVELLQHLNTVNLTTPQGEVFYFQGGDPPAKYDLVNWQNTPKGTLKLVVVGHVDGFDLHLNESAIQWSTGSNQVPDSVCSESCRPGTRMTDRKGEPVCCFDCIPCAEGEISNKTDSLQCEQCPSEFWSNGERIACIPRQLDFLSFNETLGITLTTAAVSGVSVTTTVFVVFLFYRQTPMVRANNSELSFLLLLSLKLCFLCSLVFIGRPSVWSCRFQQAAFGISFVLCVSCLLVKTIVVLAVFRSARPGAETLMKWFGPGQQRGSVCFFTCIQVIICVIWLSLSPPRPQSDYGFQGSKVTLECTMESVVGFSLVLGYIGLLACTCLLLAFLARKLPDNFNEAKLITFSMLIFCTVWVSFVPAYISSPGKYVVAVEVFAILASSYGLLLCIFAPKCFIILLRPEKNTKKHLMAR